The proteins below come from a single Gordonia sp. X0973 genomic window:
- a CDS encoding XRE family transcriptional regulator: MTSSEAGKADSRAADLEPGLFARRLEELFRTVPGPNGRAYSAKAIAARSTERGFRLGESYLSQLRSGKAKSPSFRTVEGIAAAFGVDVHYFLEDGAAQRTREEIDMMRMQADADIQLAAFRLAGLSSDKVTVVNELIKVLREQQGLPQDPPEINGAKA, encoded by the coding sequence ATGACGTCCAGCGAGGCTGGCAAGGCGGACAGCCGCGCAGCAGATCTCGAACCCGGTCTGTTTGCTCGGCGCCTAGAGGAATTGTTCCGCACCGTTCCCGGCCCGAACGGTCGTGCCTACAGCGCGAAGGCCATCGCAGCCCGGTCGACCGAGCGTGGCTTCCGGCTCGGCGAGTCGTACCTCAGCCAGCTCCGCTCGGGTAAGGCCAAGTCGCCGTCGTTCCGCACCGTCGAGGGTATCGCCGCCGCGTTCGGCGTCGACGTCCACTACTTCCTCGAGGACGGCGCCGCACAGCGCACCCGCGAGGAAATCGACATGATGCGGATGCAGGCCGACGCCGACATCCAGCTCGCCGCCTTCCGGCTGGCCGGCCTGTCCAGCGACAAGGTGACCGTCGTCAACGAGCTCATCAAGGTGCTTCGGGAGCAGCAGGGACTGCCCCAGGACCCGCCGGAGATCAACGGCGCCAAGGCCTAG
- a CDS encoding MAB_1171c family putative transporter: protein MESVLRADVVNLIALAVFAFAVCWRMDQIRRDGGGLQATAMTVSVVAFTLAFVSANTNLAQRLNGWTFDGFSRVLLWSMLALGAGALVVVFYYSPAESGRARRAGIEAVPLTIAAAGLQIAMTQIPHNLRHTDLTGNSARYWAFATFFLIASTYLAYGFSASIGSIRQFMPAAAGYLRVSLILLIGGLAALATASLVQIVFILGAIIGWHELNPLLAAARALALSGLLGFLTGIAYPLLHARVRWIRARLTLRRQYRDLEPLWETVTGAVPAVVLPGHDGEDLKASAMVRFNRRVVEIRDALTQISPLLPHDFEQSSPERQAKLISAACRRYRDDGDAPGEVRDVLPARASTIIGDAEPLREVSITMTRGARWVSN from the coding sequence GTGGAATCCGTCCTTCGCGCCGACGTGGTGAACCTCATCGCCCTGGCGGTCTTCGCCTTCGCGGTGTGCTGGCGGATGGACCAGATCCGACGAGACGGCGGCGGTTTGCAGGCCACGGCGATGACCGTCAGCGTCGTCGCCTTCACCCTCGCCTTCGTCTCGGCGAACACGAATCTGGCCCAACGCCTCAACGGCTGGACCTTCGACGGGTTCTCCCGCGTGCTCCTGTGGTCGATGCTGGCCCTCGGCGCCGGGGCGCTCGTCGTCGTCTTCTACTACTCCCCGGCGGAATCCGGGCGGGCCCGTCGAGCCGGGATCGAAGCGGTTCCGTTGACCATCGCCGCGGCCGGGCTCCAGATCGCGATGACGCAGATCCCGCACAACCTGCGCCACACCGACCTCACCGGCAACTCCGCCCGCTACTGGGCGTTCGCGACCTTCTTCCTCATCGCCAGCACCTATCTGGCATACGGCTTCTCCGCGTCGATCGGCAGCATCCGGCAGTTCATGCCGGCCGCCGCCGGATACCTCCGCGTCTCGCTGATACTCCTGATCGGCGGCCTCGCGGCGCTGGCCACGGCCTCCCTGGTGCAGATCGTCTTCATTCTCGGCGCGATCATCGGTTGGCACGAACTGAATCCGTTGCTCGCCGCCGCGCGCGCCCTGGCCCTGTCCGGCCTGCTCGGCTTCCTGACCGGCATCGCCTATCCGTTGCTCCACGCCCGGGTCCGCTGGATCCGGGCGCGGCTGACCCTGCGCCGCCAATACCGCGACCTCGAGCCGCTGTGGGAGACGGTTACCGGCGCGGTACCCGCCGTCGTGCTTCCCGGCCACGACGGCGAGGACCTCAAAGCGTCGGCGATGGTGCGGTTCAATCGCCGTGTCGTGGAGATCCGCGACGCCCTGACCCAGATCAGCCCGCTGTTGCCCCACGACTTCGAGCAGAGCAGCCCGGAACGGCAGGCGAAGCTGATCAGCGCGGCCTGCCGCCGCTACCGGGACGACGGCGACGCACCCGGCGAGGTGCGCGACGTCCTGCCGGCCAGGGCGTCGACGATCATCGGCGACGCGGAGCCGCTGCGCGAGGTGTCGATCACGATGACCCGCGGCGCGCGCTGGGTTTCGAACTAG